Proteins encoded together in one Vitis vinifera cultivar Pinot Noir 40024 chromosome 4, ASM3070453v1 window:
- the LOC100241000 gene encoding late embryogenesis abundant protein D-29, which translates to MDERRALLMVVLWLAVSVEVRWCLENVKEKADLAAGKVKLKVEEAKQTAEEAVQDAKDKGGSWADWAYEKFTEGFGAKQENVKEGAQNMVDKAGDAASKATETMNSAASEASRYATEKAGEAANLASEKAGDAKNFASEKAEQVIRMTSDKAADAKGAMAGAMSHGKDGAANVYDGAKETVAGAMEYGKDGAANIYDGAKEKTAGAMEYGKKGAENMYDGAKEKVAGAMEYGKDGAGNIYDGAKEKVAGAMQYGKDGAGNIYDGAKGKMGGAVEHGKDGAANVYDGAKEKMNTAADAVSDKASDVKETVEGAMGHGKDKVADAYDQAKQKVSDTYTSAKETVTEQAKSNYEAAKEKASQAAGDLGAKIKTERAEL; encoded by the exons ATGGATGAGAGAAGAGCGCTGCTGATGGTGGTGTTATGGCTTGCGGTGTCGGTGGAGGTGCGTTGGTGTTTGGAAAATGTGAAGGAGAAAGCGGACTTGGCGGCAGGGAAGGTGAAGTTGAAGGTGGAGGAGGCCAAACAAACTGCAGAAGAAGCCGTGCAAGATGCCAAGGACAAGGGGGGCTCCTGGGCGGATTGGGCTTACGAAAAGTTCACCGA GGGATTTGGAGCTAAACAGGAGAACGTAAAAGAAGGGGCTCAGAATATGGTGGATAAAGCTGGGGATGCTGCTTCAAAGGCCACAGAAACTATGAATTCTGCTGCATCTG AAGCATCACGGTATGCTACTGAGAAGGCTGGGGAGGCTGCCAACTTAGCTTCTGAAAAAGCAGGCGATGCCAAGAACTTTGCTTCCGAGAAGGCGGAGCAAGTAATAAGAATGACTTCAGACAAGGCTGCTGATGCCAAGGGTGCAATGGCTGGAGCAATGTCACATGGAAAAGATGGAGCAGCTAATGTCTATGATGGAGCCAAAGAAACAGTAGCAGGAGCAATGGAGTATGGAAAAGATGGAGCAGCAAATATCTATGATGGAGCCAAAGAAAAGACGGCCGGAGCAATGGAGTATGGAAAAAAGGGAGCAGAAAATATGTATGATGGAGCCAAAGAGAAAGTGGCAGGAGCAATGGAATATGGGAAAGATGGAGCAGGAAATATCTACGATGGAGCCAAAGAGAAAGTGGCAGGAGCAATGCAGTATGGGAAAGATGGAGCAGGAAATATCTACGATGGAGCCAAAGGAAAAATGGGAGGAGCAGTGGAACATGGAAAAGATGGAGCGGCAAATGTCTATGATGGagccaaagagaagatgaacACGGCTGCAGATGCAGTTTCAGATAAGGCTAGTGATGTCAAAGAGACAGTGGAAGGAGCAATGGGGCATGGAAAAGATAAAGTGGCCGATGCTTATGACCAAGCTAAACAGAAGGTGAGCGACACATACACCTCGGCCAAGGAAACCGTGACCGAGCAGGCCAAATCCAACTATGAAGCTGCCAAGGAGAAGGCTTCCCAAGCTGCGGGTGATCTTGGAGCTAAGATCAAAACTGAACGTGCAGAGCTATGA
- the LOC100258112 gene encoding zinc-finger homeodomain protein 6 isoform X1, which translates to MELRGQDKEIGMPSSLGYSPPNRESPSKVSPASIVLPVGDRRRDGAASGTTVLSPSQTLDHRHLHHHQFNLQQQTQHGEVGDPDPDPDPVSATIAVSGATATPITGGSNPKVAAAPPHPPPQSAASIRYRECLKNHAASMGGHVFDGCGEFMPSGEEGTLEALKCAACDCHRNFHRKEIDGESQPTANCYYTCNPNTNSSRRNTIAPQLPPSHAPLPHLHQHHKYSHGLSGSPLMSPIPPMMMAFGGGGGAPAESSSEDLNMFQSNVGMHLQPQPAFALSKKRFRTKFSQEQKDKMQEFAEKLGWKIQKQEEQEVQQFCSDVGVKRQVFKVWMHNNKQAMKKKQLKTLATSTCIIFLLETYWDLTLSSFHITSSKSSSPERERERKEETNDKNCTYFPLCLVVMDSWEVSLTYESLFTNLLYYYCTIISCINPICPFNRQFFGSLKPYHILLSFSTVEVKQLDCSCQHTGI; encoded by the exons ATGGAACTGAGAGGCCAAGATAAGGAGATAGGGATGCCAAGCTCTTTGGGTTACAGCCCACCCAACAGGGAATCGCCATCCAAGGTATCTCCTGCATCCATAGTTTTACCTGTGGGAGACAGAAGAAGAGATGGAGCTGCCAGTGGTACTACAGTTTTGAGTCCATCACAAACCCTAGATCACCGTCACCTTCATCATCACCAATTCAATCTACAACAACAAACACAACACGGGGAAGTAGGGGATCCAGACCCAGATCCAGATCCTGTTTCAGCTACAATTGCAGTCTCCGGTGCAACCGCCACACCGATTACCGGTGGATCAAATCCAAAAGTAGCAGCAGCGCCGCCACATCCACCTCCTCAATCAGCAGCCTCAATTCGATATAGAGAATGCCTCAAGAATCATGCGGCGAGCATGGGCGGGCACGTCTTCGATGGATGCGGAGAATTCATGCCAAGCGGAGAGGAAGGGACTCTAGAAGCCTTGAAATGTGCAGCTTGCGATTGCCACCGCAATTTTCATCGCAAAGAGATCGATGGAGAGTCGCAGCCCACCGCCAATTGTTACTATACTTGTAACCCCAACACTAACAGTAGCAGAAGAAATACAATAGCTCCTCAGCTCCCTCCATCGCATGCTCCACTGCCCCATCTTCATCAGCACCATAAATACTCCCATGGTCTATCGGGCAGTCCATTAATGAGCCCAATTCCACCAATGATGATGGCATTTGGTGGCGGCGGAGGAGCTCCCGCAGAGTCATCCAGCGAAGATCTAAACATGTTTCAGTCCAATGTTGGAATGCACCTGCAGCCGCAGCCAGCGTTTGCGCTCTCAAAGAAGAGGTTTCGAACAAAATTCTCACAAGAACAAAAAGATAAGATGCAGGAGTTTGCGGAGAAGTTGGGATGGAAGATTCAGAAGCAAGAAGAACAGGAAGTCCAGCAGTTTTGTTCAGATGTGGGTGTAAAGAGACAGGTTTTCAAGGTCTGGATGCACAACAACAAACAAGCCATGAAGAAGAAGCAACT AAAAACATTGGCAACATCAACCtgtattatttttctactcgAAACATATTGGGATCTTACCCTTTCTTCCTTCCATATTACTAGCTCAAAAAGCTCCTCCCCagaaagagaaagggaaagaaaagaagaaactaACGACAAAAATTGCACgtattttcctctttgcttgGTGGTCATGGACTCATGGGAGGTAAGTCTCACGTACGAGTCTCTTTTTACTAATCTACTTTACTACTACTGTACTATCATCTCTTGCATTAATCCCATCTGTCCATTTAATCGCCAATTCTTTGGTTCCTTAAAACCCTACCAcattcttctatctttctccacaGTCGAAGTGAAACAACTGGACTGCTCCTGTCAGCACACTGGCATATGA
- the LOC100252980 gene encoding DNA-3-methyladenine glycosylase 1 yields the protein MHDNIIVFPKRNPQFILPQNPNNQQMGEQFHSESHEPFTTLLQPTSTTEAESTITTVTADDISLQASSSSKLPFRSRKIRKISSAATPSGSDGKSEPVSEDDLLKGGNRAWKRNAAQSTAALPTIVKPLSCEGELDVALRHLTKSDPLLAALINTHQPPTFDSCHPPFLALAKSILYQQLAYKAATSIYTRFVALCGGEAGVVPDAVLALSPSQLRQIGVSGRKAGYLHDLASKYKTGILSDSSIMGMDDKSLFTMLTMVKGIGSWSVHMFMIFSLHRPDVLPVGDVGVRKGVQFLYGLEELPRPSQMEQLCEKWKPYRSVGSWYMWRFVEAKGAPPARAAVALVDGATSEQQQQQEQQQQPQQLQLVDPINGIVNLGACIWGQ from the exons ATGCATGATAACATCATTGTCTTTCCCAAGCGAAACCCCCAATTCATTCTTCCACAAAACCCTAACAATCAACAGATGGGTGAGCAATTCCACTCAGAGTCCCATGAACCCTTCACTACTCTATTACAACCCACCTCTACTACGGAAGCCGAATCCACCATCACCACCGTCACCGCCGATGATATTTCCCTACAAGCCTCATCTTCTTCCAAACTTCCGTTCCGATCCCGGAAGATCAGAAAGATTTCTTCCGCCGCCACGCCCAGCGGCTCTGACGGAAAATCTGAGCCAGTCTCTGAGGATGATTTGTTAAAAGGCGGCAATAGAGCCTGGAAGAGAAACGCAGCACAGTCAACTGCGGCTTTACCCACAATTGTGAAGCCATTGTCGTGTGAAGGCGAACTCGATGTGGCGCTTCGGCATCTGACCAAGTCCGATCCACTTCTCGCTGCCTTGATCAACACTCACCAGCCGCCGACTTTCGATTCTTGTCACCCTCCATTTCTTGCCCTGGCCAAAAGCATTTTATACCAACAACTGGCCTACAAGGCCGCGACCTCAATCTACACTCGCTTCGTCGCGCTTTGTGGTGGCGAGGCCGGTGTTGTTCCCGACGCCGTGCTAGCCCTCTCGCCGTCGCAGCTCCGGCAAATTGGAGTCTCTGGTCGAAAAGCTGGTTATCTTCACGACCTCGCTAGCAAGTACAAGACTGGAATTCTGTCTGACTCATCAATTATGGGAATGGATGATAAGTCACTCTTCACAATGCTCACCATGGTTAAGGGAATTGGATCTTGGTCCGTACACATGTTCATGATTTTCTCGCTCCATAGACCAGACGTTCTTCCAGTAGGAGATGTTGGTGTACGTAAGGGCGTGCAATTTTTATATGGATTGGAAGAATTGCCACGGCCATCGCAGATGGAGCAGCTATGTGAGAAGTGGAAACCTTATCGGTCTGTTGGGTCATGGTACATGTGGAGGTTTGTTGAGGCAAAAGGTGCCCCACCGGCCAGGGCGGCTGTCGCATTGGTCGATGGTGCTACCTCGGAGCAGCAACAGCAACAGGAGCAACAACAGCAGCCACAACAGCTTCAGCTTGTGGATCCCATCAACGGCATTGTGAACCTCGG GGCCTGCATTTGGGGACAATGA
- the LOC100258112 gene encoding zinc-finger homeodomain protein 6 isoform X2: protein MELRGQDKEIGMPSSLGYSPPNRESPSKVSPASIVLPVGDRRRDGAASGTTVLSPSQTLDHRHLHHHQFNLQQQTQHGEVGDPDPDPDPVSATIAVSGATATPITGGSNPKVAAAPPHPPPQSAASIRYRECLKNHAASMGGHVFDGCGEFMPSGEEGTLEALKCAACDCHRNFHRKEIDGESQPTANCYYTCNPNTNSSRRNTIAPQLPPSHAPLPHLHQHHKYSHGLSGSPLMSPIPPMMMAFGGGGGAPAESSSEDLNMFQSNVGMHLQPQPAFALSKKRFRTKFSQEQKDKMQEFAEKLGWKIQKQEEQEVQQFCSDVGVKRQVFKVWMHNNKQAMKKKQLSKSSSPERERERKEETNDKNCTYFPLCLVVMDSWEVSLTYESLFTNLLYYYCTIISCINPICPFNRQFFGSLKPYHILLSFSTVEVKQLDCSCQHTGI, encoded by the exons ATGGAACTGAGAGGCCAAGATAAGGAGATAGGGATGCCAAGCTCTTTGGGTTACAGCCCACCCAACAGGGAATCGCCATCCAAGGTATCTCCTGCATCCATAGTTTTACCTGTGGGAGACAGAAGAAGAGATGGAGCTGCCAGTGGTACTACAGTTTTGAGTCCATCACAAACCCTAGATCACCGTCACCTTCATCATCACCAATTCAATCTACAACAACAAACACAACACGGGGAAGTAGGGGATCCAGACCCAGATCCAGATCCTGTTTCAGCTACAATTGCAGTCTCCGGTGCAACCGCCACACCGATTACCGGTGGATCAAATCCAAAAGTAGCAGCAGCGCCGCCACATCCACCTCCTCAATCAGCAGCCTCAATTCGATATAGAGAATGCCTCAAGAATCATGCGGCGAGCATGGGCGGGCACGTCTTCGATGGATGCGGAGAATTCATGCCAAGCGGAGAGGAAGGGACTCTAGAAGCCTTGAAATGTGCAGCTTGCGATTGCCACCGCAATTTTCATCGCAAAGAGATCGATGGAGAGTCGCAGCCCACCGCCAATTGTTACTATACTTGTAACCCCAACACTAACAGTAGCAGAAGAAATACAATAGCTCCTCAGCTCCCTCCATCGCATGCTCCACTGCCCCATCTTCATCAGCACCATAAATACTCCCATGGTCTATCGGGCAGTCCATTAATGAGCCCAATTCCACCAATGATGATGGCATTTGGTGGCGGCGGAGGAGCTCCCGCAGAGTCATCCAGCGAAGATCTAAACATGTTTCAGTCCAATGTTGGAATGCACCTGCAGCCGCAGCCAGCGTTTGCGCTCTCAAAGAAGAGGTTTCGAACAAAATTCTCACAAGAACAAAAAGATAAGATGCAGGAGTTTGCGGAGAAGTTGGGATGGAAGATTCAGAAGCAAGAAGAACAGGAAGTCCAGCAGTTTTGTTCAGATGTGGGTGTAAAGAGACAGGTTTTCAAGGTCTGGATGCACAACAACAAACAAGCCATGAAGAAGAAGCAACT CTCAAAAAGCTCCTCCCCagaaagagaaagggaaagaaaagaagaaactaACGACAAAAATTGCACgtattttcctctttgcttgGTGGTCATGGACTCATGGGAGGTAAGTCTCACGTACGAGTCTCTTTTTACTAATCTACTTTACTACTACTGTACTATCATCTCTTGCATTAATCCCATCTGTCCATTTAATCGCCAATTCTTTGGTTCCTTAAAACCCTACCAcattcttctatctttctccacaGTCGAAGTGAAACAACTGGACTGCTCCTGTCAGCACACTGGCATATGA